One genomic window of Pseudomonadota bacterium includes the following:
- a CDS encoding BamA/TamA family outer membrane protein: MAPAAATLTWWLSALALAAPRPGELSFIGQLADRQELLAEVIGGLLNGVAADRSERLRLLQQAAPCAALAEDNATAATLAGRATHAALARLTSVVDEHLGYCVVQVRAAGERIVVELRRRQTLRRIRLRGNWPLFEQELLRRLGFRPGQALPEGPALAAAMARQKARLTGFLARRGYFDGRVDLTLSRPDEQQRVDLDVRLHKGRTYRVGSVEVLPLGPVPKGQRWKAAIPQNEIARLFRGQVLLWRRAFNTERLERNVQELTLRYQRRGYTGARVQASYTIDRHQPPSRAIKITLKIQERKRVQIEYLGNQHLRRAELDRVLTLRSSGAYDDFELATSAEALHRLYQSQGYLRARVRFTRALHRTHDKIIFRIDEGPQCRVRAVAFVGNRSFSSATLARVIRTRPYPWLGLGAGGFVTTAQLEQDAQRLVRHYRSHGYLQARVTGDLAPHAALLGHAGALAAALAADAPALRNGQTHVRFTIDEGAPLRFGSIALGGVRSLTPATLRADLPIAQDQPFAADRITAAKELLVRRYAEAGHPYATVRSREAPDPARGRVDVLLSVDEGPLVRFGPVLLRGNNHTRSVVIRRLVALQPGAPFDIRRLELTEQNLRQIGAFNAVRTRVVGLPARLRVVPVVLQVEERHDDYGAVELGVGASTDNAFFGTIGYDWQNLLGLGANLNAIGELGPRIQSGTLNLSYPRALGSLFGTELALFMRNERTRRLGDITTFGGTATLQRPLRPGLTSYLRYELRQVLSEERLYRPATPFDEADQARVTTRTGALSAALLYDRRDNPLAPTRGHFSALTLSWASRALAGTDNFLKLRLHAHGFLPLFAGLTLAAGARYDHGLPLGNAKVLPRVERFFAGGDTTIRGYEEDLAFAESIGGPLYPLPGVELVTLTPQGGNVRLLTNVELQFPIWRESPLLGLPLMGALFLDSGVIRNAFEHWRWSATRQGAGGAVRIVTLVGFLSLEYAFALRPRLGDSRDGRFHFNFGYVF, translated from the coding sequence GTGGCTCCGGCGGCTGCGACGCTCACGTGGTGGCTTTCAGCCCTCGCGCTGGCGGCCCCGCGGCCAGGCGAGCTGAGCTTCATCGGTCAGCTCGCTGACCGCCAGGAGCTGCTGGCGGAGGTCATCGGCGGGCTGCTGAACGGCGTCGCCGCGGATCGATCCGAGCGCCTCCGGCTGCTGCAGCAGGCGGCGCCCTGCGCCGCGCTCGCCGAGGACAACGCGACCGCCGCGACCCTGGCCGGACGCGCGACCCACGCTGCACTCGCCCGCCTCACCAGCGTCGTCGACGAGCACCTCGGCTACTGCGTGGTCCAGGTCAGGGCCGCGGGCGAGCGGATCGTCGTCGAGCTCCGTCGGCGCCAAACGCTGCGCAGAATCAGGTTGCGCGGCAATTGGCCGCTCTTCGAACAGGAGCTCCTGCGACGGCTCGGCTTTCGGCCCGGCCAGGCGCTCCCCGAGGGCCCCGCGCTCGCCGCCGCGATGGCCCGCCAGAAGGCGCGGCTCACGGGCTTCCTCGCCCGCCGCGGCTACTTCGACGGCCGGGTCGACCTCACGCTCAGTCGCCCCGACGAGCAGCAACGCGTCGATCTCGACGTCCGCTTGCATAAGGGCCGCACCTATCGCGTGGGCTCGGTCGAGGTGCTACCGCTCGGCCCCGTGCCCAAGGGCCAGCGCTGGAAGGCCGCCATCCCTCAAAACGAGATCGCCAGGCTCTTTCGCGGGCAGGTCTTGCTCTGGCGGCGAGCCTTCAACACCGAACGACTCGAACGCAACGTTCAGGAGTTGACGCTGCGCTACCAGCGCCGCGGCTACACGGGGGCACGCGTACAGGCTTCGTACACCATCGACCGTCACCAGCCACCCAGCCGCGCGATCAAGATCACGCTGAAGATCCAGGAGCGCAAACGCGTCCAGATTGAATACCTGGGCAACCAGCACCTCCGCCGCGCGGAGCTCGATCGCGTCCTGACCCTACGCAGCTCCGGCGCCTACGACGACTTCGAGCTGGCGACCAGCGCCGAGGCCCTCCATCGCCTCTATCAGAGCCAAGGCTACCTGCGCGCGCGCGTCCGCTTCACGCGCGCGCTGCACCGAACGCACGACAAGATCATCTTCCGCATCGACGAGGGCCCCCAGTGTCGCGTCCGGGCGGTAGCCTTCGTCGGCAATCGCAGCTTCAGCAGCGCGACGCTGGCCCGGGTGATCCGCACGCGCCCCTACCCGTGGCTCGGGCTCGGCGCTGGAGGCTTCGTCACCACGGCGCAGCTCGAGCAGGACGCCCAGCGCCTCGTGCGGCACTATCGCAGCCACGGCTACCTCCAGGCCCGCGTGACCGGCGACCTGGCCCCCCACGCCGCGCTGCTCGGCCACGCCGGTGCCCTCGCCGCAGCGCTTGCCGCCGATGCGCCGGCGCTCCGCAATGGTCAGACCCACGTGCGCTTCACGATCGACGAGGGCGCGCCGCTGCGCTTCGGGTCGATCGCGCTGGGCGGCGTGCGCTCGCTCACTCCAGCGACGTTGCGTGCCGACCTGCCGATCGCCCAGGACCAGCCCTTCGCCGCCGACCGCATCACGGCGGCAAAGGAGCTGCTCGTCCGGCGCTATGCCGAGGCCGGCCATCCCTACGCGACCGTGCGCTCGCGGGAAGCTCCAGACCCCGCCCGGGGCCGCGTCGACGTCCTGCTCTCGGTCGACGAGGGACCGCTGGTGCGCTTCGGCCCCGTGCTGCTCCGAGGCAACAACCACACGCGCTCCGTCGTCATTCGCAGGCTCGTGGCACTGCAGCCCGGCGCGCCCTTCGACATCCGCCGCCTCGAGCTGACCGAGCAGAACCTGCGCCAGATCGGCGCCTTCAACGCCGTGCGCACGCGCGTCGTCGGGCTGCCCGCCCGCCTTCGGGTCGTCCCCGTGGTGCTGCAGGTCGAGGAACGTCACGACGACTATGGCGCGGTCGAGCTCGGGGTCGGCGCGAGCACCGACAATGCCTTCTTCGGCACGATCGGCTACGACTGGCAGAACCTGCTCGGGCTCGGCGCCAACCTCAACGCGATCGGCGAGCTCGGGCCGCGGATCCAGAGCGGCACGCTCAACCTCAGCTATCCGCGCGCGCTGGGCTCGCTCTTCGGCACCGAGCTCGCGCTCTTCATGCGCAACGAGCGCACGCGCCGGCTGGGCGATATCACCACCTTCGGTGGCACGGCGACGCTCCAGCGCCCGCTGCGGCCCGGGCTGACCTCGTACCTACGCTACGAGCTGCGGCAGGTGTTGAGCGAGGAGCGGCTCTACCGGCCTGCGACGCCCTTCGACGAGGCCGACCAGGCGCGCGTGACGACGCGCACGGGCGCGCTGAGCGCAGCCTTGCTCTACGATCGTCGTGACAACCCGCTCGCTCCGACGCGCGGGCACTTCAGCGCCTTGACGCTGAGCTGGGCCTCCCGAGCCCTCGCGGGCACCGATAACTTCCTCAAGTTGCGGCTGCACGCGCACGGCTTCTTGCCGCTCTTCGCCGGCCTGACGCTGGCCGCCGGCGCGCGCTACGACCACGGCCTTCCGCTCGGAAATGCCAAGGTTCTGCCGCGCGTCGAGCGCTTCTTCGCCGGTGGCGACACGACCATTCGCGGCTACGAAGAGGACCTCGCTTTCGCGGAGTCGATCGGCGGCCCGCTCTACCCGCTGCCGGGCGTCGAGCTGGTGACGCTGACGCCACAGGGCGGCAACGTCCGCCTGCTGACCAACGTCGAGCTGCAATTCCCGATCTGGCGCGAAAGCCCACTGCTGGGCCTCCCCCTGATGGGCGCGCTCTTCCTCGACAGTGGCGTGATTCGCAACGCCTTCGAGCATTGGCGTTGGAGCGCCACGAGGCAGGGCGCGGGCGGCGCCGTGCGCATCGTGACGCTGGTCGGTTTTCTCAGCCTCGAGTACGCCTTCGCGCTACGACCTCGGCTCGGCGACTCGCGGGATGGACGCTTTCACTTCAACTTCGGCTACGTCTTCTGA